The following proteins come from a genomic window of Nostoc sp. TCL26-01:
- a CDS encoding NADH-quinone oxidoreductase subunit J — MNLAEGVQVVSFGILAVMMIGAALGVVLASSIVYSAFLLGGVFISIAGMYLLLNGDFVAAAQVLIYVGAVNVLILFAIMLVNKRQDFTPFPSTGVRKVLTAIVSVGLFALLSTMVLATPWAYSTTPQSGETSIVLIGEHFFSDFLLPFELASVLLLMAMVGAIILARREYLPEVTSSELQQTVLTLPERPRELVSAGSETPD; from the coding sequence GTGAATCTAGCAGAAGGAGTACAGGTTGTTTCCTTTGGCATACTGGCAGTAATGATGATTGGAGCAGCCCTTGGTGTGGTGCTAGCGTCCAGCATTGTTTATTCGGCCTTTTTGCTAGGGGGTGTGTTCATTAGCATCGCCGGAATGTACTTGTTGTTAAATGGTGATTTTGTCGCCGCAGCGCAAGTGCTTATTTATGTAGGGGCGGTGAATGTGTTGATTTTGTTTGCCATTATGTTGGTCAACAAGCGACAAGATTTTACACCCTTTCCTAGTACTGGTGTGCGGAAAGTCTTGACAGCGATCGTCAGTGTGGGATTGTTTGCACTCTTAAGTACGATGGTATTAGCAACACCTTGGGCTTACTCAACCACTCCGCAATCTGGAGAGACTTCCATAGTGTTGATTGGAGAACATTTCTTCAGCGACTTCTTGCTACCGTTTGAACTGGCATCAGTATTATTGTTGATGGCAATGGTAGGAGCAATTATTTTGGCACGTCGGGAGTACTTGCCGGAAGTGACATCATCAGAATTACAGCAAACAGTGCTGACCTTACCAGAACGTCCTAGAGAACTGGTTTCAGCCGGTAGCGAAACTCCAGACTAA
- the sixA gene encoding phosphohistidine phosphatase SixA yields MELYLIRHGIAEEHQSGIQDELRSLTKEGRQKTEKVAHRLVKLDLHFDLIVTSPLVRAKQTAEILLAAGLSSQVEESNHLAPNGHIASWLDYWLKPKNFAENVQLALVGHEPCLSNWAEILLWGEAKDSLVLKKAGMIGVKLPEIGSPVGQSQMFLLTQPRYLL; encoded by the coding sequence GTGGAACTGTATCTAATTCGTCACGGCATTGCTGAAGAACATCAATCTGGCATTCAAGATGAACTACGTAGCCTGACCAAGGAAGGAAGGCAAAAAACTGAGAAGGTAGCTCATCGCCTTGTCAAGCTGGACTTGCATTTCGATTTAATTGTCACCAGTCCTCTAGTCCGTGCCAAACAAACAGCAGAAATTCTGTTAGCAGCTGGACTCAGTTCTCAAGTAGAAGAATCTAACCACCTAGCACCTAATGGTCATATCGCTAGTTGGCTAGATTATTGGCTAAAACCGAAAAATTTTGCTGAAAATGTTCAACTCGCTTTAGTAGGGCATGAGCCTTGTTTAAGCAATTGGGCAGAAATTCTCCTTTGGGGGGAAGCCAAAGACAGCTTAGTCCTGAAAAAAGCAGGTATGATCGGAGTAAAACTACCAGAAATTGGTTCTCCTGTGGGTCAGAGTCAGATGTTTTTGTTGACACAACCCAGGTACTTGCTATAA
- a CDS encoding HetZ-related protein 2, whose product MGVVMQTLKQGFEERNLAMVTEAEKLAQFWRKRLAAECPEQNLAARESIIFWLLGRDTQRFELLNSKELEIAKQAMEYRWKILSQRYLGVGREGAYRNLIMRLGSLVTLRHKIQTWIALSRDRQRTVIDVLQEVIQELLQNDTYIQQQMAYITEVALDKRLKDTLLFATVEEYCLRPVRNQPLLVFRFVNYLRRSQRGGLTQVPGGDLVRLVSEEVLTDDSDNRINLVDSQAIAEYQEAQQLEEQQALRQTVKQEFADYLQENLGTEAVEWLKLYLQGKTQDEIAKKLNKPIKEVYRLREKISYHAVRVFALKGKPELVDNWLAISLQENNLGLTQNQWQQLYENITPLGRQILNLRKAGNSIEAVAQQLELKPHQVMGEWTKVYLAAQAMRTQE is encoded by the coding sequence ATGGGGGTTGTGATGCAAACTTTAAAACAGGGTTTCGAGGAGCGCAATCTCGCTATGGTAACGGAAGCAGAAAAACTAGCGCAATTTTGGCGCAAGCGGCTAGCTGCGGAGTGTCCAGAACAAAATCTAGCGGCAAGGGAAAGTATTATTTTCTGGCTGTTAGGTCGTGATACACAACGCTTTGAACTGCTAAACTCGAAAGAACTGGAGATTGCCAAGCAAGCGATGGAATATCGCTGGAAAATTTTAAGTCAACGCTACTTAGGGGTAGGACGAGAAGGCGCTTATCGTAACCTGATCATGCGGCTAGGCAGTTTAGTGACATTACGCCATAAAATTCAAACATGGATTGCCCTGAGTCGCGATCGCCAACGCACTGTAATTGATGTATTACAAGAAGTAATCCAAGAACTGCTACAAAATGACACTTACATCCAGCAACAGATGGCTTACATTACAGAAGTAGCCTTGGATAAGCGTCTCAAAGACACCTTGCTATTCGCTACAGTGGAAGAGTATTGTTTGCGCCCAGTACGCAATCAGCCTTTGTTAGTATTTCGTTTTGTTAACTATCTCCGTCGTTCTCAACGTGGTGGATTAACCCAAGTACCCGGTGGTGATTTAGTCAGACTTGTGTCAGAAGAAGTACTCACAGATGATAGCGACAATCGGATCAACTTGGTAGATAGCCAAGCGATCGCTGAATATCAAGAAGCCCAGCAATTAGAAGAACAGCAAGCACTCCGGCAAACAGTCAAACAAGAATTTGCCGATTATTTGCAAGAAAATCTTGGCACTGAAGCAGTAGAGTGGTTAAAACTTTACTTGCAAGGTAAAACTCAAGATGAAATTGCCAAAAAATTAAATAAACCAATTAAAGAAGTCTATCGACTGCGAGAAAAAATTAGCTACCATGCAGTCCGTGTCTTTGCCCTTAAAGGTAAACCAGAATTAGTAGATAACTGGTTAGCAATTTCCCTACAAGAAAATAACTTAGGCTTGACACAAAACCAATGGCAGCAACTATATGAAAATATAACTCCCCTTGGCCGGCAAATACTAAATTTGCGAAAAGCAGGTAATTCTATAGAAGCAGTAGCCCAACAATTAGAACTCAAACCCCATCAAGTAATGGGTGAATGGACTAAAGTCTATCTTGCAGCACAAGCGATGAGAACTCAGGAGTAG
- a CDS encoding citrate synthase, with product MMVCEFRPGLEGIPAAQSSISYVDGQKGILEYRGIRIEELAEKSTFLETAYLLIWGELPNQEELKEFEEEVRLHRRIKYRIRDMMKCFPESGHPMDALQASAAALGLFYSRRDLTNPVYIRDAVVRLIATIPTMVAAFQLMRKGNDPVKPRDDLDYSANFLYMLNEKEPDALAAKIFDVCLILHVEHTMNASTFSARVTASTLTDPYAVVASAVGTLGGPLHGGANEEVIQMLEEIGSVANVRPYVEERLLRKEKLMGFGHRVYKVKDPRATILQHLAEQLFDKFGADKYYDIAQEMERVVEEKLGHKGIFPNVDFYSGLVYRKMGIPTDLFTPIFAIARVAGWLAHWKEQLEENRIFRPTQVYSGKHEVTYTPIDKR from the coding sequence ATGATGGTGTGCGAATTTAGGCCTGGTTTAGAGGGCATTCCCGCCGCCCAATCGAGTATCAGTTATGTAGATGGGCAAAAGGGAATACTAGAGTATCGTGGCATCCGGATTGAAGAATTAGCAGAAAAAAGTACTTTTCTGGAAACTGCTTATCTCTTAATCTGGGGTGAATTGCCAAATCAGGAGGAATTGAAAGAATTTGAAGAGGAAGTTCGTCTCCATAGGCGGATTAAATACCGCATTCGAGACATGATGAAATGCTTCCCGGAAAGCGGTCATCCGATGGATGCTCTCCAAGCTTCTGCTGCGGCTTTGGGCTTGTTTTATTCCCGGCGGGATTTAACTAATCCTGTCTACATTCGGGATGCCGTGGTGCGCTTAATAGCGACTATTCCCACAATGGTGGCAGCATTCCAGTTAATGCGGAAAGGCAACGACCCGGTAAAACCACGGGATGACTTAGATTATTCCGCCAACTTCTTGTATATGCTCAACGAAAAGGAGCCAGATGCTTTAGCAGCCAAAATCTTTGATGTCTGCTTGATTCTGCATGTGGAACATACCATGAATGCTTCCACCTTCAGTGCTAGGGTGACAGCTTCCACCTTAACTGACCCCTACGCCGTGGTTGCTAGCGCCGTCGGTACTTTGGGCGGCCCCTTGCACGGGGGAGCCAATGAAGAAGTGATTCAGATGTTGGAAGAAATTGGTTCTGTGGCAAATGTCCGTCCTTACGTCGAGGAAAGGCTGCTACGCAAAGAGAAGCTCATGGGCTTTGGACATCGTGTTTACAAGGTGAAAGACCCACGAGCGACAATTTTGCAACATCTGGCAGAACAGTTATTTGACAAGTTTGGAGCCGATAAATATTACGACATTGCCCAAGAGATGGAACGGGTAGTCGAAGAAAAACTCGGTCACAAAGGAATTTTCCCCAATGTTGACTTTTATTCCGGTTTAGTGTATCGAAAAATGGGCATACCAACAGACTTGTTTACACCAATATTTGCGATCGCCCGCGTCGCCGGTTGGTTAGCTCACTGGAAGGAACAACTCGAAGAAAACCGCATCTTCCGACCCACTCAGGTGTATAGTGGCAAACACGAGGTAACTTACACCCCCATTGACAAACGGTAA
- the nuoH gene encoding NADH-quinone oxidoreductase subunit NuoH, translated as MNSGIDLQGTFIQSLTDLGIPPGAAKAIWMPLPMILMLIGATVGVLVCVWLERKISAAAQQRIGPEYIGPLGLLAPVADGLKLVFKEDIVPAKADPWLFTLGPILVVLPVFLSYLIVPFGQNILITNVSTGIFLWIALSSIQPIGLLMAGYSSNNKYSLLGGLRAAAQSISYEIPLALSVLAIAMMSNSLSTVDIVNQQSGYGILGWNIWRQPLGFLIFWIAALAECERLPFDLPEAEEELVAGYQTEYSGMKFALFYLSSYVNLVLSALLVAVLYLGGWDFPIPINVIANWLGFSEVTPLLQVVNAALGITMTLLKAYFLIFIAILLRWTVPRVRIDQLLDLGWKFLLPVGLVNLLLTAALKLAFPVAFGG; from the coding sequence ATGAATTCAGGAATTGACCTCCAAGGAACGTTTATTCAATCCCTAACGGATTTAGGCATCCCACCAGGAGCTGCTAAAGCGATTTGGATGCCTCTGCCCATGATACTTATGCTCATTGGAGCAACAGTGGGGGTGCTGGTTTGTGTTTGGCTAGAACGCAAAATTTCTGCCGCCGCCCAGCAGCGAATTGGCCCTGAATACATAGGGCCTTTGGGTTTGCTAGCGCCAGTGGCAGATGGTCTAAAGTTGGTATTTAAAGAAGATATTGTGCCAGCTAAAGCCGACCCTTGGCTATTCACCCTCGGCCCGATTCTCGTGGTTCTACCAGTATTTCTGTCTTATTTGATTGTTCCCTTTGGACAGAATATCCTCATTACCAATGTGAGTACAGGGATATTTTTGTGGATTGCTTTATCGAGCATTCAACCCATTGGCTTGTTGATGGCTGGTTACTCTTCTAATAACAAGTACTCCCTTTTGGGGGGCTTGCGAGCTGCTGCCCAGTCTATCAGTTATGAAATTCCTTTGGCTTTGAGTGTGTTGGCGATCGCTATGATGTCTAACAGCCTCAGTACAGTGGATATTGTCAACCAACAATCAGGTTACGGTATCCTGGGTTGGAACATTTGGCGACAACCCCTCGGTTTTCTGATCTTTTGGATAGCCGCCCTAGCTGAGTGCGAACGCTTACCCTTTGACTTACCAGAAGCGGAAGAAGAACTAGTCGCAGGCTATCAAACTGAATACTCAGGGATGAAATTTGCGCTATTTTACCTCAGTTCTTACGTTAACCTCGTACTTTCTGCCCTATTAGTAGCAGTTTTATACTTGGGTGGTTGGGATTTTCCCATTCCCATCAATGTCATAGCCAATTGGTTAGGATTCAGTGAAGTCACTCCTCTATTGCAGGTAGTGAATGCAGCTTTGGGTATCACTATGACCTTACTCAAAGCTTATTTTCTCATCTTTATTGCGATCCTGTTGCGTTGGACAGTACCACGGGTACGGATTGACCAATTGCTAGATTTAGGTTGGAAGTTTCTCTTACCAGTCGGTCTAGTTAACCTACTTTTAACCGCAGCCCTGAAACTTGCCTTTCCCGTTGCCTTCGGCGGTTAG
- a CDS encoding GAF domain-containing protein — protein MTINDYETANCSESQECHQQLQLTVQYQKILARILAKIRASINLESLCATSCQDICRQLQIERVGIYRFNADWSGSFINRFGFTESPWNTLPAFGQDLVWQDSHLQETQGGRYRNNEPFAVADIYNAGHARCHIEVLEQFQIRAYAIAPIFVGTKLWGLLAGYQHSSPRQWYAHEVEFLAQAASYLGVAMQQTQILEQSQHSTAELQDAIARQRSLMEVVGNIRSSVNTEIILDTACQEVCKLLKLERAAIYRFHEDWSGEFVSHFGMVEAQWHRINPFGKNLVWEDTHLQETKGGRYRNNESFAVNDIYQAGHSRCHLDILEQFKIRAYVLAPIFIGPKLWGLIAAYQHSGSRQWANYEVEFLGQVGAQLGVAIQQAENLAQSKQQAVALKDAIARQRALTEVVGKIRSSLDIDLILKTTCQEVCKMLKVERVGVYRFNPDWSGEFVSHFGMVEAQWDSINPFGKNLVWEDTHLQETKGGRYRNNESFAVNDIYQAGHSRCHRDILEQFRIRAYALTPIFVGRNLWGLLAAYQHSAPRQWDSVEVEFLGQVASQLGVALQSSEMMTQIQTRADELHKSAEQRRILFDLVVKIRESLDLETIFKTTVQEVRRSLQADRVGVFRFDPHVGFCSGEFIAEDVLPKFDSALAVKVQDYCFGDQYAPQYRQGTVQVISDVNSVGAKVPHPELIEQFQIKAQIIVPLIEGDDLWGLFCIHQCTHTRHWEEAELEFVTQVAAQLSVALRQANLFQQSSLLGQTREEANQLAQALNELRTAQMQIIHAEKMASLGQLVAGVAHEINNPINFIHGNLEHAQEYTQELLRCVELYQRYHPDVAPELQEFFQQAEIEYLFDDLPKLFQSMKVGTDRIRNIVTSLRNFSRLDEADFKTANIHEGLDSTLMILQNRLKPSADSPSIHVKKDYDPLPLIECYPGQLNQVFMNLLSNAIDALEERNELLSPEAIATNPSEIYISTSRLNQDWIVIRIADNGIGMNEEVLSRLFDPFFTTKVVGKGTGLGLSISYQIITDKHNGKIYCQSETSKGTEFVIELPIHQATVKKLVPHL, from the coding sequence ATGACAATCAACGACTATGAAACTGCTAACTGCTCAGAATCACAAGAGTGTCACCAGCAGTTACAGCTGACGGTGCAATACCAGAAAATTTTAGCAAGGATTCTCGCTAAGATTCGCGCTTCGATCAACTTAGAATCTTTGTGTGCGACTTCTTGTCAAGATATTTGTCGGCAATTGCAGATTGAGCGAGTGGGAATTTATCGATTTAATGCTGATTGGAGTGGTAGTTTCATTAATCGTTTTGGTTTTACTGAGTCGCCTTGGAATACATTACCTGCTTTTGGGCAAGATTTAGTGTGGCAAGATTCTCATTTGCAAGAAACTCAAGGCGGACGATATCGCAACAATGAACCGTTTGCCGTGGCTGATATTTACAATGCTGGACACGCGCGTTGTCATATTGAAGTATTGGAACAGTTCCAAATTCGAGCTTATGCGATCGCCCCAATTTTTGTGGGGACAAAACTATGGGGTTTGCTGGCTGGCTATCAACATTCTTCACCTCGACAATGGTATGCTCACGAAGTTGAATTTTTAGCACAAGCTGCTAGTTATCTTGGTGTGGCTATGCAGCAGACACAAATCTTAGAACAAAGTCAGCACAGCACAGCAGAATTGCAAGATGCGATCGCTCGGCAACGTAGCTTAATGGAAGTGGTAGGAAATATTCGCTCGTCTGTCAATACGGAAATTATTCTCGATACTGCTTGTCAAGAAGTGTGTAAACTTCTCAAATTAGAACGGGCGGCAATTTACCGCTTCCATGAAGACTGGAGTGGTGAATTTGTCAGTCATTTTGGCATGGTAGAGGCACAATGGCATAGAATCAACCCTTTTGGTAAAAATTTGGTTTGGGAAGATACTCACCTGCAAGAAACTAAAGGTGGGCGCTACCGCAATAATGAAAGTTTTGCAGTTAATGACATCTACCAAGCTGGACACTCACGCTGTCACCTCGATATTTTAGAGCAATTTAAGATCCGCGCCTATGTTTTAGCACCGATTTTCATCGGACCAAAACTATGGGGCTTGATAGCTGCGTATCAACATTCCGGCTCGCGCCAATGGGCAAATTATGAAGTTGAGTTTCTGGGACAGGTAGGAGCGCAGTTAGGAGTAGCCATTCAACAAGCCGAGAATTTAGCTCAGTCGAAACAACAAGCAGTGGCTTTAAAAGATGCGATCGCTAGACAACGAGCGCTAACAGAAGTCGTCGGGAAAATTCGCTCCTCGTTAGATATTGATTTGATTCTCAAAACCACTTGCCAAGAAGTGTGTAAAATGCTGAAAGTTGAGCGAGTTGGTGTTTATCGCTTTAACCCAGACTGGAGTGGTGAATTTGTCAGTCATTTTGGCATGGTAGAGGCACAGTGGGACAGTATCAATCCTTTTGGCAAAAATCTCGTTTGGGAAGATACTCACCTGCAAGAAACCAAAGGTGGGCGCTATCGCAATAATGAAAGTTTTGCTGTTAATGACATCTATCAAGCTGGACATTCACGCTGTCACCGCGATATTTTAGAGCAATTCCGCATTCGTGCTTATGCCTTGACTCCCATTTTTGTGGGACGAAACCTCTGGGGATTGCTAGCTGCCTATCAACATTCTGCACCGCGTCAGTGGGATAGTGTGGAGGTAGAATTTTTAGGACAGGTTGCCAGTCAACTGGGAGTAGCGCTGCAAAGTTCGGAAATGATGACTCAAATCCAAACTCGTGCTGATGAACTACATAAATCGGCTGAACAACGGCGGATTTTATTTGATTTAGTCGTCAAAATTCGGGAATCTCTGGACTTAGAGACGATATTTAAAACTACAGTACAGGAAGTCAGGCGATCGCTACAAGCAGATCGAGTCGGGGTTTTCCGCTTTGATCCTCATGTTGGTTTTTGCAGTGGGGAATTTATCGCTGAGGATGTGTTACCCAAATTCGATTCAGCCCTGGCTGTGAAGGTGCAGGACTATTGTTTTGGCGATCAGTACGCACCCCAATATCGTCAAGGAACCGTGCAAGTTATCTCTGATGTCAATAGCGTCGGCGCTAAAGTACCTCATCCTGAGCTAATTGAGCAATTCCAAATCAAAGCCCAAATTATTGTCCCTTTAATAGAAGGGGATGATCTGTGGGGATTGTTCTGCATTCATCAATGCACTCATACACGCCACTGGGAAGAAGCTGAATTAGAATTTGTAACTCAAGTAGCAGCTCAACTCAGCGTAGCCCTGCGACAAGCTAACTTATTTCAACAGTCGAGTTTGCTGGGACAAACCCGTGAAGAAGCCAATCAACTCGCTCAAGCACTCAACGAGCTGCGTACAGCCCAGATGCAGATTATCCACGCCGAAAAAATGGCTAGTTTGGGGCAATTAGTCGCAGGAGTCGCTCACGAAATTAATAACCCGATTAATTTCATTCACGGCAACTTGGAACACGCCCAGGAATACACACAAGAATTATTGCGTTGTGTAGAACTTTATCAACGTTATCATCCCGATGTTGCCCCAGAACTACAAGAGTTTTTCCAGCAAGCGGAAATAGAATACTTGTTCGATGATTTACCTAAACTATTTCAGTCCATGAAGGTGGGAACTGATCGCATTCGGAATATTGTTACGTCGTTGCGGAACTTCTCTCGTTTAGATGAAGCTGATTTCAAGACAGCAAATATTCATGAAGGTCTTGACAGTACCTTAATGATTTTGCAAAATCGCTTGAAGCCTTCAGCCGATAGTCCTAGCATTCATGTGAAAAAAGATTATGATCCTTTACCTCTGATTGAGTGTTATCCTGGGCAGCTAAATCAAGTTTTTATGAATTTGCTCTCGAATGCGATCGATGCCCTAGAAGAACGAAATGAGCTGTTATCTCCTGAAGCGATCGCTACTAACCCTAGCGAAATTTATATTTCTACTTCCCGACTCAATCAAGATTGGATTGTCATTCGCATCGCTGACAATGGAATCGGTATGAATGAAGAGGTACTTTCTCGATTATTTGATCCGTTTTTCACTACCAAGGTTGTAGGAAAAGGTACAGGGCTAGGACTTTCTATCAGTTATCAAATTATTACAGATAAACACAATGGCAAGATATACTGCCAATCTGAAACCAGCAAAGGTACAGAATTTGTGATTGAGTTACCAATTCATCAGGCGACAGTGAAAAAACTAGTACCTCATCTATAA
- the ndhI gene encoding NAD(P)H-quinone oxidoreductase subunit I yields MLKFLKQVGDYAKEAVQAGRSIGQGLSVTFDHMRRRPVTVQYPYEKLIPGERFRGRIHYEFDKCIACEVCVRVCPINLPVVDWEFDKATKKKKLNHYSIDFGVCIFCGNCVEYCPTNCLSMTEEYELSTYDRHELNYDSVALGRLPYKVTDDPMVTPLRELVYLPKGVLEPHGLPADAPRAGARPEDLVETTEK; encoded by the coding sequence ATGCTCAAGTTCCTGAAGCAAGTTGGTGATTACGCCAAAGAAGCAGTACAAGCTGGACGTTCCATTGGTCAGGGACTATCTGTAACTTTTGACCATATGCGTCGCCGTCCAGTTACAGTCCAGTACCCTTACGAAAAACTCATTCCTGGTGAACGGTTTCGCGGTCGAATTCACTATGAATTTGATAAGTGTATCGCCTGTGAAGTCTGTGTGCGGGTTTGTCCGATTAACCTCCCCGTTGTTGATTGGGAATTCGATAAAGCTACTAAAAAGAAAAAACTCAATCACTACAGCATCGATTTCGGTGTTTGTATTTTCTGTGGTAACTGTGTGGAATATTGCCCAACTAACTGTCTATCAATGACAGAAGAATACGAACTCTCAACTTACGATCGCCATGAGCTGAACTATGATAGTGTGGCTTTAGGTCGTCTGCCCTACAAAGTTACTGATGACCCAATGGTGACACCATTACGCGAATTGGTTTATCTACCCAAAGGCGTACTTGAACCCCACGGACTACCCGCAGATGCACCCCGCGCCGGCGCTCGTCCAGAAGACTTGGTAGAAACAACAGAAAAATGA
- a CDS encoding FHA domain-containing protein, which produces MTIDQTSTDCGQDLSMTAEIHESHLLILEDDQGRKEFTLEKPLYSIGRDKESHIRLVSQFVSRRHATLVRLPKEHDNRSYYYRIVDGDGKGKPSSNGLMINGRKTPAHDLKNEDEIVFGPKVRAIYYLLKNSQRSGQTDASEYDITLINPGMTDDMEEL; this is translated from the coding sequence ATGACTATTGACCAAACTTCAACCGATTGTGGCCAAGACTTATCAATGACAGCAGAAATTCATGAAAGCCATCTATTAATTCTTGAAGACGATCAAGGTCGCAAAGAATTTACCCTAGAGAAACCACTCTATTCTATTGGTAGGGACAAAGAGTCTCATATTCGTCTAGTATCTCAATTTGTCTCTCGTCGTCATGCTACATTAGTGCGATTGCCAAAAGAGCATGATAATCGCAGCTATTATTACCGAATAGTAGATGGTGATGGGAAAGGCAAGCCCAGTTCTAATGGTTTAATGATTAATGGACGAAAAACACCAGCCCACGATTTAAAAAATGAAGACGAAATTGTTTTTGGGCCTAAAGTGCGTGCCATTTACTATCTGTTAAAGAATAGTCAACGTTCTGGGCAAACAGATGCTAGTGAGTATGACATCACACTCATAAATCCTGGGATGACGGACGATATGGAGGAACTGTAG